The Thermoflexus hugenholtzii JAD2 genome has a window encoding:
- a CDS encoding thiolase domain-containing protein: protein MREVAIIGIGQTPVGEHWDKGLRELALEALEAALRDAGVERVDALLVGNMLSGQIEAQEHLGALVADFAGMHGVEAVKVEAACASGAAALRLGYAMVAGGLADRVAVVGVEKMTDASGEQITAALATAADAEYEAVQGLTFTALNALLMRRYMHEHGYRREDFAPFSINAHRNAVHNPYAMLRFPITAEAFASARMIADPITLLDASPVCDGAAAVILCPAEEARAFQERPVRIRASAVATDTVALHDRRDPLWLEAVALSAHRAFQQAGVGPEDIDFFELHDAFTIMAALSLEACGFAPRGRGVALALEGAIFREGQLPIATMGGLKARGHPVGATGLYQIVEAVLQLRGQAGPNQIPHARLGMTQNIGGTGATVITHILEAMD from the coding sequence ATGCGAGAGGTCGCCATCATCGGCATCGGTCAGACCCCGGTGGGGGAACACTGGGACAAAGGGCTACGGGAGCTGGCCCTGGAGGCCCTGGAGGCCGCCCTGCGGGACGCCGGGGTGGAGCGGGTGGACGCCTTGCTGGTCGGGAACATGCTCTCGGGTCAGATCGAGGCCCAGGAGCACCTGGGCGCGCTGGTAGCCGATTTCGCCGGGATGCACGGCGTGGAGGCCGTGAAAGTCGAAGCCGCCTGCGCCTCGGGCGCGGCGGCCCTGCGCCTGGGCTACGCCATGGTCGCCGGCGGGCTGGCGGACCGGGTGGCGGTGGTGGGGGTGGAGAAGATGACCGACGCCTCCGGGGAGCAGATCACCGCGGCCCTGGCCACCGCGGCGGACGCGGAATACGAGGCGGTGCAGGGGCTCACCTTCACCGCCCTCAACGCTCTGCTGATGCGCCGTTACATGCACGAACACGGCTACCGCCGGGAGGACTTCGCCCCCTTCTCCATCAACGCCCATCGCAACGCGGTCCATAACCCGTATGCCATGTTGCGCTTCCCCATCACGGCGGAGGCCTTCGCCTCAGCCCGGATGATCGCCGATCCCATCACCTTGCTCGATGCCTCGCCGGTCTGCGATGGGGCGGCGGCGGTGATCCTGTGCCCGGCGGAGGAAGCCCGGGCCTTCCAGGAACGCCCGGTGCGCATCCGGGCCTCGGCGGTCGCCACCGACACGGTGGCGCTGCACGACCGGCGGGATCCCCTTTGGCTGGAGGCGGTCGCCCTCTCCGCCCATCGGGCCTTTCAGCAGGCCGGGGTGGGCCCGGAGGACATCGATTTCTTTGAGCTGCATGACGCCTTCACGATCATGGCGGCCCTCTCCCTGGAGGCCTGCGGCTTTGCGCCCCGTGGCCGCGGGGTGGCCCTGGCCCTGGAGGGGGCGATTTTCCGGGAGGGGCAGCTGCCCATCGCCACCATGGGCGGGCTCAAGGCCCGGGGGCATCCGGTGGGCGCCACCGGCCTCTATCAGATTGTGGAGGCAGTCTTGCAGCTGCGGGGCCAGGCTGGCCCGAACCAGATCCCCCACGCCCGTTTGGGGATGACCCAGAACATCGGTGGCACCGGCGCCACGGTGATCACCCATATCCTGGAAGCGATGGATTGA
- the tyrS gene encoding tyrosine--tRNA ligase, translated as MSIDEQVALLMQGTEYGDETLRRTMEAELRERLQEGRPLRVYLGVDPRTSDLHLGHTVPLRKLRQFQDLGHETILVIGTFTALVGDPSGHLMGRALMSPEEVEANARTYAEQAFRVLDPEKTIIRYNAEWLSRLTFGDLIRLASHFTVQQFLARESFSARLDIGDPIFLHELFYPLMQGYDAVALQADVQIGGTDQLFNIVVAGRKLQEAFGQRPQVAILLPLLPGTDGVRKMSKSLGNHIPLNTTPEDMFGKVMSIPDEVMPTYFKLLTRYPPQRIAAIEQGLREGTLHPRDVKMELAREIVSIFFGEEAAERAEAHFRTVFQERAYPEEMPTFPLSRPQPLVDLLVLTGMAPSRSEARRLIRQGGVRLDGETLSEVETIIQVDRPRVLQVGRRRFMRLVPAEPE; from the coding sequence ATGTCCATCGATGAACAGGTGGCCCTGCTGATGCAGGGGACCGAATACGGCGATGAGACGCTGCGCCGGACGATGGAGGCGGAGCTGCGGGAGCGCCTCCAGGAAGGGCGCCCCCTGCGGGTCTACCTGGGGGTGGACCCCCGGACCAGCGACCTGCACCTGGGGCACACAGTGCCCCTGCGCAAGCTCCGCCAGTTCCAGGATCTCGGCCACGAGACCATCCTGGTCATCGGCACCTTCACGGCCCTGGTGGGGGATCCCTCCGGCCACCTGATGGGGCGCGCCCTGATGTCCCCCGAGGAGGTGGAGGCCAACGCCCGCACCTACGCCGAGCAGGCCTTCCGCGTGCTGGATCCGGAGAAGACCATCATCCGCTACAACGCGGAATGGCTCTCCCGCCTGACCTTCGGGGACCTCATCCGCCTGGCCTCCCACTTCACGGTGCAGCAGTTCCTGGCCCGCGAGTCCTTCTCCGCGCGGCTGGACATCGGGGATCCTATCTTCCTGCACGAGCTGTTCTATCCGCTGATGCAGGGCTACGACGCGGTGGCCCTGCAGGCCGACGTGCAGATCGGCGGAACCGATCAGCTGTTTAACATCGTGGTCGCGGGGCGGAAGCTCCAGGAGGCCTTCGGCCAGCGGCCTCAGGTGGCCATCCTGCTTCCGCTGCTGCCGGGCACCGACGGGGTGCGCAAGATGTCCAAATCCCTGGGCAACCACATCCCGCTGAACACCACCCCAGAGGACATGTTCGGCAAGGTGATGAGCATCCCGGACGAGGTGATGCCGACCTACTTCAAGCTGCTCACCCGATATCCGCCGCAGCGGATCGCCGCCATCGAGCAAGGGCTGCGGGAGGGAACCCTCCATCCTCGGGATGTGAAGATGGAGCTCGCCCGGGAGATCGTTTCGATTTTCTTCGGGGAGGAGGCGGCGGAGCGGGCGGAGGCCCACTTCCGCACCGTGTTCCAGGAGCGGGCCTATCCGGAGGAGATGCCCACCTTCCCACTCTCCCGGCCACAGCCGCTGGTCGACCTCCTGGTCCTCACGGGGATGGCCCCCAGCCGGAGCGAGGCCCGCCGCCTGATCCGCCAGGGCGGCGTGCGCCTGGATGGGGAGACCCTCTCGGAGGTGGAGACGATCATCCAGGTGGATCGGCCGCGGGTGCTCCAGGTCGGCCGCCGGCGCTTCATGCGCCTGGTGCCCGCGGAGCCAGAGTGA
- a CDS encoding PD40 domain-containing protein, giving the protein MTRSRRMRRGLAGASMALFSLALIGGMALAGWRMGWEHGKAEQARRIQATADAAVRQAMDLLDAGQEERALAFLEAAARLRPGDPTVEAARVEAQRRIAARPTPTSLPPEILLEDAFQTARKAYEAGDLPRAVELLLQIRNRDPAFRATEVTSLLREAALRHGMRLLQDPEDRIAEGLFYLDQAARLGPLPPEAATAYRLAALYLAARDTWGVNWPETIQRFQELYRLAPGYRDVARRLFQAHVAYGDLLAAQGESCPAEAQYQAALRLFADPTVQTKAQEAGAHCLQATPTPIPGSLPGGGTPLPPPIPVGRLAYALYDPELGTSVLYVIEASGRGFRVAVGADQPAWQPGGRRLAYRVAGVGLFLRDLESGETVQIAGPGAAWPTWAPDGQHLAFMDGTGGIRILNLQEPGQAQRIATGRFPAWSAQGTLIWTGCAAGGCGLLLLPPGASAPVRLSQHPNDLQATWAPDGSAMVYTTDVQGSWDLVIATPQGFFRALTSGGGQEIGPAWSPDGGWIAYLSDADGRWGVYLIPAAGGTPRKILDLGERLPDPLSQRVAWGP; this is encoded by the coding sequence ATGACACGGTCCCGACGGATGCGCCGGGGGCTGGCCGGCGCCTCGATGGCGCTGTTCTCCCTCGCCCTGATCGGGGGGATGGCCCTGGCCGGCTGGCGGATGGGCTGGGAACACGGGAAAGCCGAACAGGCCCGGCGGATCCAGGCCACGGCCGACGCCGCGGTTCGCCAGGCGATGGACCTCCTGGACGCCGGGCAGGAGGAGCGGGCCCTGGCCTTCCTCGAAGCCGCCGCGCGGCTGCGCCCGGGCGACCCCACCGTGGAAGCGGCCCGGGTCGAGGCCCAGCGCCGCATCGCCGCCCGCCCCACCCCCACCTCTCTCCCGCCGGAGATCCTCCTGGAGGACGCCTTTCAAACCGCCCGCAAGGCCTACGAGGCCGGCGACCTGCCCCGCGCCGTCGAGCTCCTCCTCCAGATCCGGAACCGCGATCCAGCTTTCCGGGCGACGGAGGTGACCTCTCTGCTCCGGGAAGCCGCCCTCCGGCACGGGATGCGCTTGCTCCAGGACCCGGAGGACCGCATCGCCGAGGGCCTCTTCTATCTGGATCAGGCGGCCCGCCTGGGACCGCTTCCGCCCGAAGCGGCCACCGCCTACCGCCTCGCCGCTTTGTATCTCGCCGCCCGGGACACCTGGGGGGTGAACTGGCCGGAGACCATTCAACGCTTCCAGGAGCTCTACCGCTTGGCGCCCGGATACCGGGACGTGGCACGCCGGCTCTTCCAAGCCCACGTGGCCTACGGCGACCTCCTGGCCGCCCAGGGGGAGAGCTGCCCGGCGGAGGCCCAATATCAGGCCGCCCTGCGCCTGTTCGCCGATCCCACAGTGCAGACCAAAGCCCAGGAGGCCGGGGCCCATTGCTTGCAAGCAACCCCCACTCCGATCCCGGGCAGCCTCCCCGGCGGAGGCACCCCGCTCCCGCCGCCCATCCCGGTGGGCCGCCTCGCCTACGCGCTCTACGATCCGGAGCTGGGAACCTCCGTGCTCTACGTCATCGAGGCCAGCGGACGGGGGTTCCGGGTGGCAGTGGGCGCCGATCAGCCCGCCTGGCAGCCGGGCGGCCGACGGCTGGCCTACCGGGTCGCCGGGGTCGGGCTGTTCCTACGGGACTTGGAGAGCGGGGAGACCGTGCAGATCGCCGGGCCCGGGGCCGCATGGCCCACCTGGGCCCCGGATGGCCAGCATCTGGCTTTCATGGACGGAACCGGCGGGATCCGGATCCTGAACCTCCAGGAGCCCGGCCAGGCCCAGCGGATCGCGACCGGACGGTTCCCCGCCTGGAGCGCCCAGGGGACGCTGATCTGGACCGGCTGCGCGGCCGGCGGGTGCGGGCTGCTGCTCCTGCCGCCGGGGGCCAGCGCCCCTGTCCGCCTGAGCCAGCACCCCAACGACCTCCAGGCCACCTGGGCCCCCGACGGCTCCGCCATGGTTTACACCACCGATGTCCAGGGGAGCTGGGACCTGGTGATCGCCACCCCCCAGGGCTTCTTCCGGGCGCTCACTTCGGGAGGCGGGCAGGAGATCGGGCCCGCCTGGTCTCCGGACGGGGGCTGGATCGCCTATCTCTCGGACGCCGATGGCCGGTGGGGCGTGTATCTGATCCCGGCCGCCGGCGGCACCCCCCGCAAGATCCTGGACCTGGGGGAGCGTCTTCCCGACCCGCTCAGCCAGCGGGTGGCCTGGGGGCCATAG
- a CDS encoding hydroxymethylglutaryl-CoA synthase, translating to MLENGHRIMQPARPVGIVGYGAYVPRYRLPGAEISRLWTGGAEPPPIREKAVPGPDEDVVTMSIEAARNALARAGIPPNRLRAVWVGSESHPYAVKPSGTIVAEAIGATPFVQAGDWEFACKAGTEAMQAAVGLVGSGMADYAMAIGMDTAQGRPGDALEYTAGAGGAAFLIGPAAESLAILEGSLSYVTDTPDFWRRAHARYPEHGGRFTGEPAYFHHITEAARRLMEALGTRPEDYAYAVFHQPNVKFPQKVAAMLGFRPEQIRTGLLVDEIGNTYAGSCLIGLTAILDEAQPGDRILAVSFGSGAGSDAFSFVVTEAIQERRGRAPRTRDYIARRVVIDYATYARYRRKIVMDTEG from the coding sequence ATGCTGGAGAACGGCCATCGGATTATGCAACCGGCCCGGCCGGTGGGGATCGTGGGCTACGGCGCCTACGTCCCCCGTTACCGGCTGCCGGGCGCGGAGATCTCCCGGCTATGGACCGGCGGGGCGGAGCCGCCCCCTATCCGGGAGAAAGCGGTGCCTGGGCCGGATGAAGATGTAGTGACCATGTCCATCGAGGCCGCCCGCAACGCCCTGGCCCGGGCGGGCATCCCGCCCAACCGCCTGCGGGCGGTGTGGGTGGGCAGCGAGTCCCACCCGTATGCGGTCAAGCCCAGCGGCACCATCGTCGCCGAGGCCATCGGGGCCACGCCCTTCGTGCAGGCCGGCGACTGGGAGTTCGCCTGCAAGGCAGGGACCGAGGCGATGCAGGCGGCGGTGGGCCTGGTGGGCTCCGGGATGGCGGATTACGCCATGGCCATCGGGATGGACACCGCCCAGGGACGGCCGGGGGACGCCCTGGAATACACCGCGGGGGCCGGCGGGGCGGCCTTCCTCATCGGCCCCGCCGCGGAGAGCCTGGCGATCCTGGAGGGCTCCCTCTCCTACGTGACGGACACCCCGGACTTCTGGCGGCGGGCCCACGCCCGCTACCCGGAGCACGGAGGGCGCTTCACCGGCGAGCCGGCCTACTTCCATCACATCACCGAGGCCGCCCGGCGCCTGATGGAGGCCTTAGGGACGCGGCCGGAGGATTACGCCTACGCGGTCTTCCATCAGCCCAACGTCAAGTTCCCCCAGAAGGTCGCGGCGATGCTCGGGTTCCGCCCCGAGCAGATCCGGACCGGCCTGCTGGTGGATGAGATCGGCAACACCTATGCCGGGTCCTGTCTCATCGGGCTCACGGCCATCCTGGACGAGGCCCAACCCGGCGATCGGATCCTGGCGGTCTCCTTCGGTTCCGGCGCGGGATCCGACGCTTTCTCCTTTGTGGTCACCGAGGCCATCCAGGAGCGGCGGGGCCGAGCGCCTCGGACCCGGGATTACATCGCCCGGCGGGTCGTGATCGATTACGCCACGTACGCGCGTTACCGCCGGAAGATCGTGATGGACACAGAAGGATAA
- the rph gene encoding ribonuclease PH yields the protein MPRPDGRSSDALRPVRFRLGFTEYAEGSVWIEAGRTWVLCNVTVEEGVPPWLKGQGRGWLTAEYAMLPRSTHTRTPREAGLQSGRTKEIQRLIGRSLRAALNLEHLGERTLIVDCDVIQADGGTRTAAITGGYVAVVLALRRLIAAGLVPPEVLRTPVAAVSVGIVEGEPRLDLCYAEDSVAEVDFNVVMTGDGRFVEIQGTAEGRPFTAEEFAALMELARKGIAALLEAQARALAEAPELPPWPPEQEGAQ from the coding sequence ATGCCCCGACCGGACGGCCGTTCGAGCGACGCCCTGCGACCGGTCCGCTTCCGTCTCGGTTTCACGGAATACGCCGAGGGCTCGGTGTGGATCGAGGCTGGGCGCACCTGGGTGCTGTGCAACGTCACGGTGGAGGAGGGCGTCCCCCCCTGGCTGAAAGGGCAGGGCCGGGGCTGGCTGACGGCGGAATATGCCATGCTGCCCCGGAGCACCCACACCCGGACGCCCCGGGAGGCCGGGTTGCAGAGCGGGCGGACGAAGGAGATCCAGCGCCTGATCGGCCGAAGCCTGCGCGCGGCCCTCAACCTGGAGCACCTGGGGGAGCGCACCCTGATCGTGGATTGCGACGTGATCCAGGCGGACGGCGGCACCCGCACAGCGGCCATCACCGGCGGCTATGTGGCCGTCGTTCTGGCCCTGCGCCGCCTGATCGCCGCCGGCCTCGTCCCTCCCGAAGTTCTCCGCACGCCCGTCGCCGCGGTCAGCGTGGGGATCGTGGAAGGGGAGCCGCGCCTGGACCTGTGCTACGCGGAGGACAGCGTCGCCGAGGTGGATTTCAACGTGGTGATGACCGGGGACGGACGCTTCGTGGAGATCCAGGGGACGGCGGAGGGGCGGCCCTTCACCGCGGAGGAGTTCGCCGCGCTGATGGAGCTGGCTCGCAAGGGCATCGCGGCGCTGCTGGAGGCCCAGGCTCGGGCGCTGGCGGAGGCTCCCGAGCTTCCCCCCTGGCCTCCGGAGCAGGAGGGGGCCCAATGA
- a CDS encoding nucleotidyltransferase domain-containing protein, producing MSEDIVQTMVQRIVERFRPVRIILFGSRARGEAGPWSDVDLLVVLPEVTHKRQAMVEILRALSDLPVAKDVIVTTPEEILQRGNLVGSVLRSALRDGKVLYERS from the coding sequence ATGAGCGAAGACATCGTGCAAACCATGGTCCAGCGCATCGTCGAACGGTTTCGTCCCGTGCGCATCATCCTGTTCGGCTCCCGGGCCCGAGGCGAGGCGGGCCCGTGGAGCGATGTGGACCTGTTGGTGGTCCTGCCGGAGGTCACCCATAAGCGGCAGGCCATGGTGGAGATCCTCCGAGCCCTCAGCGACCTGCCCGTGGCGAAGGACGTCATCGTGACGACGCCGGAAGAGATCCTGCAGCGCGGGAATCTGGTCGGGAGCGTGCTGCGCTCTGCCCTGCGCGATGGAAAGGTTCTCTATGAACGATCCTGA
- a CDS encoding hemolysin family protein has protein sequence MMDDSSLLLRWLVVFGLIGLNAFFAAVEYAVVSARRSRIAVLADSGNPAARTALRWLEDARHRDEILATVQVGITMVGLALGWFGERTLAATLDRLLRLPPPTPLVRSFLQVLPLLLNLTFILGLQIVLGEQVPKIATLRASERVLLVSLGPMRVIYWLLRPLVWLLHRATDLVLRALRISADGYGMMYTIEELKRIVDESGEAGLLEPEAQEILEAVFDLGQIPARQIMVPRTEIVAVPADASLDQILEAAIRTGYDKFPVYEGDLDHIIGVVHLREALAAWRDGRPVRARDLCREVMVVPDSIRVDDLLRQFREREEHLAILVDEFGGTSGLVTLRDVLEQLVGELHERMESREPDVVAMPDGSYLISGLLPIQEVNERFQLDLRDPYYETIAGFVLGRLGRIARVGDEVEAGGVRLRVEAMDGLRIARLRLIPRRALSASAG, from the coding sequence ATGATGGACGACAGTTCTCTATTGCTACGCTGGCTGGTGGTTTTCGGCCTGATCGGCCTGAACGCGTTTTTCGCGGCGGTGGAATACGCCGTGGTCTCGGCCCGGCGGAGCCGCATCGCCGTGCTGGCGGACTCCGGAAATCCGGCCGCGCGGACCGCCCTGCGGTGGCTGGAGGACGCCCGGCATCGGGACGAGATCCTGGCCACGGTGCAGGTGGGGATCACCATGGTCGGGCTGGCCCTGGGCTGGTTCGGGGAACGCACTCTCGCGGCCACCCTGGACCGCCTGTTGCGCCTCCCTCCGCCCACCCCCCTGGTCCGCAGCTTCCTTCAGGTCCTCCCGCTCCTCCTGAACCTGACCTTCATTTTGGGCCTTCAGATCGTGTTGGGAGAGCAGGTGCCCAAGATCGCCACCCTGCGGGCCTCCGAGCGCGTGCTCCTGGTCAGCCTGGGCCCCATGCGGGTGATCTACTGGCTCCTGCGCCCGCTGGTCTGGCTGCTGCATCGGGCCACCGACCTGGTGCTGCGCGCCCTGCGGATCTCCGCGGACGGTTATGGGATGATGTATACCATTGAGGAGCTGAAGCGGATCGTCGACGAGTCGGGGGAGGCCGGGCTCCTGGAGCCGGAGGCGCAGGAGATCCTGGAGGCGGTGTTCGACCTCGGGCAGATCCCCGCCCGCCAGATCATGGTGCCCCGGACGGAGATCGTGGCCGTCCCCGCCGATGCGTCCCTCGACCAGATCCTGGAAGCCGCCATCCGCACCGGCTACGACAAGTTTCCGGTTTACGAAGGAGATCTGGACCACATCATCGGGGTGGTGCATCTGCGGGAAGCCCTGGCCGCCTGGCGCGACGGACGACCCGTCCGGGCCCGCGATCTGTGTCGCGAGGTGATGGTGGTGCCCGACTCCATCCGCGTGGACGACCTGCTCCGCCAGTTCCGGGAGCGGGAGGAGCACCTGGCCATTCTGGTGGATGAGTTCGGAGGGACCTCGGGCCTGGTCACGCTGCGGGATGTGCTGGAGCAGCTGGTGGGGGAGCTCCACGAGCGGATGGAGTCCAGGGAGCCGGACGTGGTGGCCATGCCCGATGGCTCCTATCTGATCAGCGGGTTGCTTCCGATCCAGGAGGTCAACGAACGGTTCCAGCTGGACCTGCGGGATCCTTACTATGAAACCATCGCCGGGTTCGTGCTGGGCCGGCTGGGCCGGATCGCCCGGGTGGGGGACGAGGTGGAGGCCGGCGGCGTGCGCTTGCGGGTGGAGGCAATGGATGGCCTGCGCATCGCCCGCCTCCGCCTGATCCCCCGGCGGGCCCTTTCGGCCTCCGCCGGATGA
- a CDS encoding hydroxymethylglutaryl-CoA reductase, degradative: protein MSVRTSRYPGFYRLPLSERARWVAEQAGLTPEEQAGLNSGGLTLEEADHMVENVIGRFALPFAVAVNFQVNGREVLIPMVIEEPSVVAALSHAARLARAGGGFRAGSEEPLMRGQIQVVDLPDLAAAARAVEDLQEEIRVVAEAATPSIVARGGGFRGLEVVSFPETPVGPMLVVYLFYDVRDAMGANAVNTVCEAVAPLIARATGGRVVLRILSNLADRRRAWAEVRIPAEALGTPELPGDRVIRGILEAQALAEVDPYRAATHNKGIMNGIDAVALATGNDWRAIEAGAHAYAARDGRYRPLTQWWQDETGALCGRIELPLAVGIVGGATQAHPLARVALKILGVTSARELAEIMAAVGLAQNLAALRALATEGIQRGHMALHARQIAMAAGATGAEIDAIADQMVAEGNIRLARARELLQTLRAQAGEIHKGG from the coding sequence ATGTCCGTGCGCACATCTCGCTATCCGGGGTTCTATCGCCTCCCGCTCTCGGAGCGGGCCCGCTGGGTGGCTGAACAGGCTGGCCTGACCCCGGAGGAGCAGGCCGGACTGAACAGCGGGGGTTTAACGTTAGAAGAAGCCGATCACATGGTGGAGAACGTGATCGGCCGGTTCGCCCTTCCCTTCGCGGTGGCGGTGAACTTCCAGGTCAACGGCCGGGAGGTCCTGATCCCCATGGTGATCGAGGAGCCCTCGGTGGTGGCCGCCCTCTCCCACGCCGCCCGGCTGGCCCGGGCCGGGGGTGGGTTCCGGGCGGGCAGCGAGGAGCCCCTCATGCGTGGCCAGATCCAGGTCGTGGATTTGCCGGATCTTGCGGCGGCGGCCCGGGCGGTGGAGGACCTTCAGGAGGAGATCCGGGTGGTGGCGGAGGCGGCGACCCCCTCCATCGTGGCCCGGGGCGGCGGCTTCCGCGGCCTGGAGGTGGTCTCTTTCCCCGAGACCCCGGTGGGGCCGATGCTGGTCGTGTATCTCTTCTACGACGTCCGGGACGCGATGGGGGCCAACGCGGTCAACACGGTCTGCGAGGCCGTGGCTCCCCTCATCGCCCGGGCGACCGGAGGGCGGGTGGTGCTGCGCATCCTCTCGAACCTGGCGGACCGCCGGCGGGCGTGGGCCGAGGTGCGGATCCCGGCGGAGGCCCTGGGGACGCCGGAGCTCCCGGGCGATCGGGTGATCCGGGGGATCCTGGAGGCCCAGGCCCTGGCGGAGGTGGATCCCTACCGGGCGGCGACGCACAATAAAGGGATCATGAACGGCATCGATGCCGTGGCCCTGGCCACCGGCAACGACTGGCGGGCCATCGAGGCCGGCGCCCACGCCTATGCCGCCCGGGACGGCCGCTACCGTCCCCTCACCCAATGGTGGCAGGATGAAACCGGCGCCCTGTGCGGACGGATCGAGCTGCCCCTGGCCGTGGGGATCGTGGGGGGAGCCACCCAGGCTCATCCCCTGGCCCGAGTGGCGTTGAAGATCCTGGGCGTCACCTCCGCCCGGGAGCTGGCGGAGATCATGGCGGCCGTGGGCCTGGCCCAGAACCTGGCGGCCCTGCGGGCCCTGGCGACGGAGGGGATCCAGCGGGGGCATATGGCCCTGCACGCCCGGCAGATCGCCATGGCCGCCGGCGCCACCGGCGCCGAGATCGACGCCATCGCCGATCAGATGGTAGCCGAGGGAAACATCCGCCTGGCCCGCGCCCGCGAGCTGTTGCAGACCCTGCGGGCTCAGGCAGGGGAAATCCACAAAGGGGGATAA
- a CDS encoding HEPN domain-containing protein — MQEAERLLGLQEAVPRHICWFAQQAAEKALKAALVLEGIDFPFRHDLDALRNLLPPNWSVKQEHLDLSVLTAWAVEARYPGDWPEATWEDAHRAVALARAIYDCEEASSIPGDPGRIRPSGLLFDLSLHPDARDGRPAGAWGIHRRKPPG, encoded by the coding sequence TTGCAAGAGGCGGAAAGGCTTCTGGGGTTGCAGGAGGCAGTGCCCCGACACATATGCTGGTTCGCCCAGCAGGCCGCGGAGAAAGCCCTCAAGGCGGCGTTGGTGCTGGAAGGGATCGATTTCCCTTTTCGACATGACCTGGACGCTCTCCGCAACCTCCTGCCGCCGAACTGGTCTGTGAAGCAGGAGCATCTGGACCTATCCGTGCTGACGGCGTGGGCGGTGGAGGCCCGCTACCCGGGGGACTGGCCAGAGGCCACCTGGGAGGATGCCCATCGCGCAGTGGCTCTGGCAAGGGCGATCTACGACTGCGAGGAGGCCTCCTCAATTCCCGGAGATCCAGGGAGAATAAGACCCTCCGGGCTCCTCTTTGACCTTTCCTTGCATCCGGACGCCCGGGACGGAAGGCCTGCAGGGGCCTGGGGAATTCACCGGAGGAAACCGCCAGGATGA
- a CDS encoding type II toxin-antitoxin system HicB family antitoxin — MPYRVGLERGAEGGHLAWVLDYPGCFAFGPTEREVLARIPEAIRDYFAWLGAHGIPAAGPGVPEDFRVVEIFEVYTINERFERGGAREINAWFLDDWRPLTEEEVEFALQVLAASRKDLQAAVAGLPDPVLDAVLPGQRWSMRGVLRHVARGENWYLSRLGREVKDPPAEVWAHLEAVRRALEQALQDWVGRSLVIGVEGEFWSPRKVLRRAAWHERDHVAHLHQLRRALGWE; from the coding sequence GTGCCCTATCGCGTGGGTCTGGAGCGCGGCGCGGAAGGTGGGCATCTGGCCTGGGTCCTGGATTACCCGGGCTGCTTCGCCTTCGGCCCCACCGAACGGGAGGTCTTGGCCCGGATCCCCGAGGCCATTCGAGACTACTTCGCCTGGCTGGGCGCCCATGGCATCCCCGCCGCCGGCCCGGGCGTCCCGGAGGATTTCCGGGTGGTGGAGATCTTCGAGGTTTACACCATCAACGAGCGATTCGAGCGGGGCGGTGCCCGCGAGATCAACGCCTGGTTCCTGGACGACTGGCGGCCGCTGACCGAGGAGGAGGTGGAGTTCGCCCTGCAGGTGCTGGCCGCCTCCCGGAAGGACCTGCAGGCGGCGGTGGCCGGGCTGCCCGACCCGGTCCTGGACGCCGTGCTGCCCGGCCAGCGGTGGTCCATGCGGGGCGTCCTGCGCCATGTGGCCCGGGGGGAGAACTGGTATCTCAGCCGCTTAGGACGGGAGGTGAAGGATCCCCCCGCCGAGGTGTGGGCGCACCTGGAGGCAGTGCGTCGGGCCCTGGAGCAGGCCCTTCAGGACTGGGTCGGCCGGTCCCTCGTGATCGGCGTGGAGGGGGAGTTCTGGTCTCCCCGCAAGGTGTTGCGCCGGGCGGCGTGGCACGAGCGGGACCACGTGGCTCATCTCCACCAGCTGCGCCGCGCCCTGGGCTGGGAGTAG
- a CDS encoding Zn-ribbon domain-containing OB-fold protein, translating to MHPARAWRGRRQRYVLEGEICEGCGARLFPPRDICPECQRPARTPYPLSGRGEVYSYTVVYEPPVGYEDQVPYVVALVKLEEGPLVSAMLTDALPEEVYIGMPVEMVTRVLHRQGERGVIAYGYKFRPVLRAAVLQAAQPVPATA from the coding sequence ATGCATCCGGCACGCGCTTGGCGAGGACGACGGCAGCGCTACGTCCTGGAGGGAGAGATCTGCGAAGGCTGCGGGGCGCGCCTGTTCCCGCCCCGGGACATCTGCCCGGAGTGCCAGCGGCCGGCCCGCACGCCCTACCCCCTCTCCGGCCGCGGGGAGGTGTATTCCTACACGGTGGTCTATGAGCCTCCCGTCGGCTACGAGGACCAGGTCCCCTACGTCGTGGCCCTTGTGAAGCTGGAGGAGGGGCCCCTGGTCTCGGCCATGCTCACCGATGCGCTGCCGGAAGAGGTTTACATCGGCATGCCGGTGGAGATGGTCACCCGCGTCCTCCACCGGCAGGGGGAGCGGGGCGTGATCGCCTACGGCTACAAGTTCCGCCCGGTCCTGCGGGCTGCGGTCCTACAGGCCGCCCAGCCGGTCCCCGCCACCGCCTGA